In Brassica rapa cultivar Chiifu-401-42 chromosome A06, CAAS_Brap_v3.01, whole genome shotgun sequence, a single window of DNA contains:
- the LOC103871096 gene encoding LOW QUALITY PROTEIN: protein BPS1, chloroplastic (The sequence of the model RefSeq protein was modified relative to this genomic sequence to represent the inferred CDS: inserted 1 base in 1 codon) yields the protein MFFSCGNPFKALFPKKNNACMSSHLVSLLNNFETSLRVSIAELVPKDDDKNGFITVSWMIQAMHSLCEIHQCISTLMTTDVDLPVSDMEESMYADISSKLLEVCYAFTSELARLNHGNMLLKFAFSDPDEVSLSHIDCWRQHMASKNPRIENCGEVLSNLVESMSDDHDLHVLKKKVNKKKKKQYEEEKLLMRALYGVKAKTLYIFSVFAAAFSGXSENILYINIPKEMKEEGEVPWEQAFMELQNVTMNTFLSNRFMVINAFYICINVY from the exons ATGTTCTTTAGCTGTGGAAACCCATTCAAGGCTCTGTTTCCAAAGAAGAACAATGCATGCATGTCCTCACATCTTGTCTCTCTATTGAACAACTTCGAGACAAGTTTGAGGGTATCGATTGCAGAACTTGTACCAAAGGATGATGATAAGAATGGTTTTATCACTGTTTCTTGGATGATTCAAGCAATGCACTCTCTTTGTGAGATACACCAGTGTATCTCGACACTCATGACCACCGATGTAGACCTTCCTGTATCCGACATGGAAGAAAGTATGTACGCTGACATCAGTTCGAAGCTGCTTGAAGTCTGCTACGCCTTCACCTCGGAGCTGGCCCGGCTTAACCACGGAAACATGTTACTCAAGTTTGCTTTTAGTGATCCTGATGAGGTTTCTTTATCGCATATCGACTGTTGGAGGCAGCACATGGCTTCCAAGAACCCTAGAATCGAAAACTGCGGTGAGGTTTTGAGTAATCTTGTTGAATCCATGAGTGATGATCATGATCTTCATGTTCTCAAAAAGAAGgtgaataagaagaagaagaaacaatacgaagaagaaaaacttctcATGCGAGCTCTATATGGTGTTAAGGCCAAGACTTTATACATATTCAGCGTGTTTGCTGCAGCGTTTTCTG CTTCTGagaatattttgtatataaacattCCAAAGGAGATGAAGGAGGAGGGGGAGGTTCCATGGGAACAAGCATTCATGGAACTGCAGAACGTGACCATGAACACGTTCTTATCCAACAGATTCATGGTTATAAacgcattctacatttgtattaatgtatattaa